The Rosa chinensis cultivar Old Blush chromosome 7, RchiOBHm-V2, whole genome shotgun sequence DNA segment aCTACAAAAACTATCATACTTCTTCAAAAGTTgatccatttttctttgaaaaatagaaggTGCATTTTTCAATCCAAATGGAATGACTAACCATTCAAAGTGTCCTTCTGGACAAGTGAAGGCTGTCCATTCTATTGATTCTTCAGCTAATCTAATTTGCCAAAAACCTGATTTACAATCAAATTTACTAAAGTATTTACTCTCTTGAATCTTATTTATTAACTCATCTTTATTAGGTAATTTATAACTATCTTCATAAGTATTGTCATTTAGTCTCCTATAATTATAAACTATTCTAGCTTTACCTCTTTTTAGTTCAGAATGCTTTCGAACTACAAAGGCTGCTGACctatgtctagatttagaaggtCTAATTACTTTAAGGTTTAATAACTCTTTTATTTGCTGCTCAAATTCTTGTTTATCCAATAAATTACAAGGCATATCTGCTGTTTTAATAGTTAAATCTGGGTTAATTATATCTAATTTTGCTAGAATCTTATTTTTATTCCAATGTAGTTGGGGATCTTCTCCTATGATTTGAGTTTGTTCTGCTAATTGTAATAATTCTTCTAATGTTTTAGGTCTACCTATTTGTTTTAGTTCTACTAGAGCTGCTTCTCCTATGTTTGGATACTCAAGTTCAAAGATTgattcatcatattctatactaTTCTGCTCATCGACATTGTTATctagattttcttcttctctaaagCTATTTTCTCTTGACTCTTCTATGCTAATGCTATTATAAGCTTCTATCAAATTACTTTGATCAGTTGTAGTTATACCTTTCTTAAAGAAAGTTATATCCGGAGGTATATACAAAAATCCTTGTAAGCTTTTAAGAAAGTTTAATCCTAAGATAAATTGATAAGATCCTACGGGTGATATAAATGTTAAAGGTAAGGTAAATAATTGTCTTTCTATCTTTATAGGTATATTAGTCATACAATGTGTTAAGTATACAGTTCTAGTATCGAATTGTGATACTCTAACTGGTTTAACTAGTTTTTGCCTAAATTGTGTTGGTACTAACTCTTCCTTTATGACACTCTTAGTGCTACCTGTATCTATCATACCTACTGTTTGAATCTTATGTTCTTTAGATAGTTCTAACTCACAAATAATAGTTATTAGAGAActagttttctgattttctccaaTGTTTTGCATATTAATTTCTTCGTCCTCTATTGAATTTAGCTCTAATGTTTCATTAGTATAACAAGGTTTACAAAATATTATCTTGCTTGTATAATATTTTTCAGCTACTACTTTCTTACATTTACTACATTCTTGAGGCCAACCTAAATTAACATATTGaaattcttcttgttcttcctcaaacatacatatattttcatttagttcactatctgaattattaGAGTAATCTGACTCTAATTCTGATTCGGATAACATATCTATGCTATTTATGCTATAAATGCTTTCACTATCACTTAAGTTGTCTAAGCTATATATTGACTCtaagtcttcatcttcttctaatttaaattgctcaattaattgtactttttctctaggttgttttcctaacttaggacatTTAGGTCTAATGTGTCCTACCTCACCACAAAAATTACATTTACAAGTACTCTTATCTTTTGGTGCTTTGTATTTTCTAATCCAAGGTTTATTGGTTCTTTTCCTAAAGTGCTTAGGAATGTATTTTCTCTTCCtaaaggttcttgaaggttgtatGTCAAAGGTCTTATGTTGCTTATATGATCTATACTTCTTCCTATAGCTCTTTCTATATGGTCTAATTTTCTTATTATACTTATCTTTCCTATGACAACCATATTGCTTAGGTAAATCTATGTTCTTACAGCTcatgtaaaattgttttctaaTTTGTCTCTTTGCTTTTAATTGTCTACATTCTTCTCTTAATATATCATACACATGTTGTGTTCTAGGTCCCATTGCTATATCATCTTTTCTAGGGTGGTTTTGCCATTCTCTCCATATTTTTTCTCCCATTGGTCATTTAATTTTAGTCATATatgtatttaataaatttatgtcATTAATCCTACCTGTTCTTcctaaatatttaaagaaatcTGTAGTATATTCTCCTATGTATTGCAAATCACAAATTTGTAATTGCTCTAAATTTCTTATTGCTCTAATTTGTTCTTGTTCGTTTCTACCATCTAACCTATTATGATCTAGAAACTCATACTTAATAAGTTTAACAAAAGTATCTATATTAAAAGTTTCTTTTGCTGCTTGATGTTGTTGTGGATTTTTTACTTTCCATGcttgaaagaaatcaaatacCATTCCATCTAAAGTATGTTCAAAATAATTTAACATATCAGTTGTATTACTAAAATCTAACATGATTGCCGCATGTACACATCCTTTCTCCCAtctttctattgttttttcCCAATCTTGTGGGTCTACATGATCTATGTTTAATATATTTCCTGCTAAGTTTACATGTTCTATTCCTGAATAAGGTATTCTATTTCTTCTAGGTCTAGTTTCTTCATAATCATAAGTTCTACTATTTTCTGCATAATGTTCTCTAGTTGGTCTTATATTTTGTTGATCGGTTCTATCTACTCTTGGTTCAGTATGGATTCCTGAAGTTCCTGTTGAACTAGTTTCTTCTACAGGCATACATTCTACTTCTATTAACATATTGTTATATTCTTTTTCTCCTAAAATATGTTCTAATcctatttttaatattaattgCTTCAGTTCCTCATCATTTAGTCTATGTAATCCTAATTCATaagttttatatttttctaagtATTGTTCTTCACTCAAATTATCTATGTCTTCTATTAATTTATCTATTATGTTATCAAAATTATGTTCAATCATATTGATTTCTAAATTATCAAAAGCcatattaatttctgcttcactTTCTAAGTCGTCTACATTTTCTATTTGTCTATAATTGCTAAACCTTactgatgcttctcctaagtgattttcaaaaatttgtgctttatcaggttgtttattttttgatcCATGTAAATTAGGTAATAACCATTGAGTTCCTTCTAAAAAACTATTATCTACTGGTTTTGCTTCTATCATATTAACATGTTTACTTCCAAAAGTTTGTACAAAGTTTTGGAATTCAACATTAAACTTATAGTTAAATTTGTCTGACACTTTTCCTACATACATTAAACTAACACTTAAGTTTTTAAAATCTCCTttcatattataattttttgttctaatgCTTACCTGAATATATTTACTAAATTCTTTAATATTCATTACATAATTTGGAATGCAACCTATAATTGCTAAGTTTGTGCTAAGGTCTACTTCAGCTGTTGCTATGGCTGCTTGTTGGTGATTATCCCATctatcatcatatatgtataCTAATGCTTTAGTTCCTACTTGTGCTCTAGTTAATCCTGCTATTCCGATTAATATAGTTCCTATATGAATTTGTGAATAGTTTGATTTTCTAAGTTGTTCTATTGCCGAATTactaagtaaatttagtataaCTTCTTTATCTATGCAAATTATTTCATATTGACTTATGCTACTTACTATGctatttctattttcaaatcttcctaattgatataaattatgtctattTCTTTGTGATCTTAAAAATCCATTTCTAAGAAAGTCTTGTGCTTCCTCTTCACTAGGATATATATCTTCGGTTCTtactatttcttttccttttcttctaaaGAGTTCCATTTGCTATTATCAAAagggtttatttttctttttcttatgttGCTTGTGCCTAATGCTAAATTCTCTAATTTAGTAACTAATGATGGTAGTAATGATGCTGATGTGCTATTAAAAAGTTGATTAATTTCTGCTATTTGTTCTTCTATGTGATCTATTTTTTCTGCTAAATTTATTATCAATTggataataatattattttgcCTTATGGGAATATTATTACTAGGAACACTTGTGGTAAAGTCTGAAAATCCTATTGGTTCTTCTTCTAACTCACTAACTTCTTTTAAtgctttgatgtaattattattatttctagaATCATTCATTAAACTAATAATCTATCTATTTTACTATGCAATTTTTCTACTTGCTCTGTTAACTCTTTTTGTACTAATTTAATTTTCTGTACTTCTATTTTCAGCTGTTCTACAATTTCTAAGGACTGCAATTCTACTTGCTTTGGCTTACTATCAATGATGTCTACaagctcttttatttcttttctactaGGAAACCTTTGTATATTTCTATTATTATCTTCTAGTTGTGATTGTataaaacttaaattttgtctaattATTTGTAGGGAACTTTTCTGAAAATAATCTAATACTTGCTGTAATTTCTTATTATACTGACTATGTTCTAATTTTATACTTTCTGCTTGGCTAATTATAAGGTCTATGACACTATTAATTAGTGGATGTTCTTCACTATGCAAAATATGCTTATTATTCTTCTGtggaaaataacaaactaaagtaTTCTGATCTAGAGTGATCTTACGTTTTTAATGCTCTATAATCTCTAAATTAAGATAATCTATCATAAAACAACAACAGATTCAAAGATATGTAACAAACAGTTTAGGTTTCAAGATAACGGAATCGTCTATTGGCCtccaatagtcgtctattgccccccaatacaaggTCGGATTGTACTGACTCTTAATTACAGGTtcaaatttttcttgttttcttactAGGTGTGTTTATGACTTCTGTCCTCAAGGTACTTTactgatataactatactattaTAATGCTAaactaagctctgataccagatttTAGGAGGTCTGTCCTAACTACACATATGCCAAAACATCTATTAAAGATTGGGTCTTGAACATGGACAAGAGCTTAAAACTGCATACAAAGCCAACCTATTGGGCCAAACAAGAGCAGAAACAGAGGTTCTTAGACTCAGAGGTTCCCTGACTAATTTTATTAGTTATCTTGGCATGCATGTTAATTAAAACAGGAATCCTTAAAGATAATATGATCGTCCGTTTAGCAATATAATAGCATAATTATCTCAGTGTTTCCCTATTTTGGACTAGAAGTCTACTAAGAAAACCggaaaataaaaagtaagatGAACCTACTTGAACGTGCTAGTACAAACTGTACAGTCTTCTATGGAGTTGCAATAGAAAACACTGGTTGAATGCTAGTTTGCTTCACACGAACATGAATAAAGTGTCACCACAGCTACTGCTCCATATTACAGCTACAGATTATTGTTGTGGGTTATGTATGGATGATTGTGGTGTTAATAAGTAGAAAGTATATGAACAGATGATATTATGAACAAAGGGCTTTATTGATACTGAAAGTGTTTACAAAGGGAAGCAATGGGTACTgagattttttcttctccaacgtaCTCCATCTGCTATCTATTTTACATCTTATACTAGTCTTCAGCTAGCTTGCCAATCTAGAGCTCCTGACAAGGCCAAAGCTACATGTACTACAAGTCCAAAATAACATGCACTAATATACAAAAGTTCATGCAAAAGGAAACAAACTCTCTGCAAACTCTTTTTACAAGGAGCTATCATACAAAAACTCATGCAATCTGATACAAAAGTGGACAAACACCATGTGATTATAAGGACAAACGGTGGTGCAGCAAAGAGAAATGCTATTATGCTGGTCTTGTACCCCTTTTCggtattttgaaaatattttgggTGACTGGGAATTACCCCCCTAGAAAATGTGTAAGTGGGAATTTCCCCTAATAAGAATCCAGATAAGctagtaataataataagaaatgCGGTGTGCAcacttttttaaaataaaaagtatccagattttttttttattattattaggctcttaccaactcgaccacctggaGGCTCTTAGTTTTGTGTCTTATGCTggaaatttttgttttaatttatgggaactgaaatttattaataagcaaGAGGATGTACGGAAGTACAGAACAGAGGATAAAAATTCCACTAAATCCTTTGAACAGCATAGAATTCACTAACAAAGCCAACAACAATCAAACAAAACTAATTTCACTAATAGATAtacttttttgtattttcagtgATGTACCAAGTCTTCATGTATTTGTTACAAAACAATGAAAAGTATTTTCTCTAACAACATAGCTTTACTCTCATTGATCAATATATATTCTTCAGACTTTCATACCTCTGCACTATGTTTCCAATATGCTCACTAATCAAAAAAGGAATATGTAACTGCATCATGATGTTGAGCATGCAATTGATAAAGCATCAGCTAGAGAATCTGGGTTAGGCCCTGAATTTACTTATTCCCTTAAAAAATTCCAATTGCCTTGCTGCCAGTTCATACATTGAAGCAAAAATTACCATATAAGTCTTGCAAATGTTTCTCTAAAAGCATTAAACATGACTAATACCAACACAaactaaaatattcaaaaagaGTATACCATATAGTAGATGCTCATCATTCTAACATAGTGTTTTAGGGCTGGTCTGCTTGTAAAATATCCAGTCCAGTAAGCATTCAATTTGCTAGCATATCTGATAAATGCACATAAACTATAGGTCAGCAAATTCAAGAAACAGAATGGAGTACTGTAAGTGACTGAATTTCAAATAGTTGAACTCATATAAAGAAATCATCACTCGTAATTGGCCGGTACTCATTTTTTTTGCATATTACGCATCGGTGTATGTTAAGCATCTATACATTCCAAgttcttgtttttctcttccatAAACACAGAGTTCTCACCAAATATAATTGTTGTGAGATTCACTACTGCAAATTAATAAAGGGGGTGAGGATCTCTTAATGCAAGAAAATGCAGATAACTAAGGGACAGAGAAGCCAAATTCATCCTATGACTCTAGCAATATGAGTTTGATTTCAAGTGAGGgaacacaaacaaaacaaaagataaaATGGAAAAGGGCTCGAACTAACAAAGATCCCATCTGCTACCATTTTCCCTCCAAGTTCACTGAGGCAATAATCCAGGAGATCACccacaaaaccaaattcaaatgcCAAACCAAAGCCAGAATCATACGCACcaccaaactttttttttttttttaaggaagcgGAAATAGGACTAACTCCACGTCCTACCCCgaaattttattaagaaaaataataaagttacaAATGAGCTGGcggaccaaaccaaaccaagctcaagagaaagagaacaaaagcaaaaggaagCGGGGGACTAGGCCAAGACCGCATCCGATACAAACAAAGTAATAAGTAAGACAAAAATTAACAAACAATACAAATTGGGACTCAAACCAAGAGCCCAAACAAAGTAACTAAGAAAACCGATAACTAGTACGCAAAGAGTAATCATGACCAAACTCAGAAGTAATAATGGACGGGAGGGCAATCCACCATACCGCTCCATCATGCAAAGCACCATAATTAGCCAGCTTGTCTGCTACTTTGTTCCCTTCCCTAAAGATGTGTGATACTTGGAAAGTCATTTGCCGAGACTTGAGTACACAATTAAACCAACAAGTTCTGAGCCTCCAAGGAATAAGGTTGGGGTTTTTGAAATATGTAAGTACTAGGGTGGAGTCCGTCTCCAACCAGATATGGGTCCAACGACGAACCCAAGCTACCTGAATAGCCTCAATGACAGCCAAAATCTCTGCATCAATGGCACTAGGAACCTCAGCTCTTGCTGCAAAGGCCCCAACAACATTTCCCTCTGCATCACGAAAAATCCCTCCAAACCCAGCCATATTAGAGCCTCTAAAGGATCCATCAGTATTCACTTTTAACCAGTGGTCAGGCGGCGGCTGCCAAGCTACAGGCTTGAAGCTAGGGGCTCTACACAATAATGGTGAAAGGCCTAGTAGGTTGAAGATTGGAATGGTACTAACAGAATGTGGGTAAGCTTTGAAAACCAGCTGCGTAGAGTCCTTCAGACAGAGAAGAAAGCGTTGGGAGAAGCGTCTGATGCAAAAGGTTCTACAACTATTCCTAAGGCTATTGCGCTCAGTCCAAGTTAACCAAAGCAAACTTCAAACTGCCATCCTCCACAAAAGCTTTGATGCTGCAGATAAGCTATTGAGTAGGTCTAAGGCAAATAAATCTGCCAAGTGTATAACTTGCCGGGGAGGAAAACGGAAGCCAAGCCCAAACTTTTTGTGTGACCGTACAGTCCATAAATAAGTGAACAGATGATTCAGAACTTTTCAAGCAAAGAGAGCATTGAGAACAGAGATGCACACCAATTTTTTGCAGAAAATGGTCAGTTTTAAATCTACCTTGAAAAGTTTGCCATGCAACTAGACTCTTTCTGGGCTGAATAGCTTTATGCCATATTAGTTTACCCCAGTTTACAACCGCGCCAGGAGGAGCCAGAGAAGCATAAGCCTCTTTTGCATTTAATGACCCTGAAGCAGTACTAGACCAAATTGCCGTATCTGACATTGCCTCCATAGGAAACTCAATACCAAGAATTTGATCAGCCACATCCGAGAAAGTAGAGGAAAAAAGAGGTGGTAAAACCCAATCAATCACACCCCAAATTCAACTATAAGAAAAATTGATATAGATAAatatgcagagagagagagagctagcaTCTAATTGAATTACTCAAGAACAAAATCTTCTTGCAACATTTTGAATAGCACATTCTGCAAATAAACAATGGGTGCTTTGAATTCAATCAGATAGCAATAGGTTATTACTGATAAACTGTGCTCTAGTACCATGGATGAAGGAAATGTTTATGCCAATAATCAAATTTGACGGGCATAACTCAAAACTAGATGAAGCTACATTTCCTATTGACTGATAATCTAATAACAAGGGAATACGATGTCACTAAACAAAAATTGCAAAAAATCTACATACATTCCCAAATGGTCAGATAagagtaaaaagaaaataaacaaatgaTTGTTCCTCATATGCACCAGAAGCagggcattttttttttttctaaattcaAGGAATAGAAAAACACGATTTGTAGAACAATTCACTTCAAAGACCACTTATAAGACTTGAATAAACACCTTTACTTCAACCATATGGATTGCTATTCCATTCTACTGAAACAGAGGTTACAACTTACAACAACTAAATGAAGTCTTGCAATTAACCCTAAATTAATTGCACAGATTGTGATCAAGAGGTCCTTCGCTCAACGTAAGAGAAGAATTCACtaagaattaaaaatacaaACCGCAGAcaattcaaaaatcaaaatgacaGAAGTTCTTGAATTAAATCCAAAGTTTAGAGTTGAATTTCGTTCCCTCAATCTATCCATTTCCTTAATTATTATCTCTGAACTGTAAATCTAGCATAACAACAATTTCAGGTCTGTCCTTTTGGATATACCAAAGGAGCAGCTTCTCCTTCATGCACAACCCTTCAAAAGAAGATAATTTCAGGTGGCTAAAAGttttaccaaaaaagaaaaagaaaaaaggaatgaATGCACAAGACCAcgaaaaaggaaatagaaactAAAGGATAATCACCACAGACTACAAACTACTTCAATATCAACATTAACAAACAGAGAGAACATATCCAATATTGAAACTCTATCCTACATAATTATCTAATTCAATTTCAGTATTATGCTACTCTGATGTCCCATTCAAAATGATTGAGAAAAGCACCAAGTCCCCTATTGAAACCCAATCCTACATGATTTCCTAATGCTGAAGCTATTACCTGCCCCATAATGAAACCAACCACCTAATCCTGAAGCTGCTAGCATAACTACAATAAAGCAGCATCAGCTCTTCAACTTGGAAAGTACAATGCTCATGACCTTTCCAATTACCGGTGTTGGTTTGCCCTTTAAAACCTTCATCATAGCCTTCGCATTAGGCACAAAACCTTTACCCATCATCATCTCCACAAACTCTTTGCCCTTTTCCTCAGCTATCTTGTCCTCCCAAAGCACAAAGCCTTCTATCACCGCAGTATAGGCAGCAACATTAGGCTGCTTCCCCTTGTCCATCATCTCAAGCAAGTACTTCTTGGCATCTCCAAAGAAGTTGGGGTCAGCACAGAGTCCCTTGATTAAAACAGTGTATGTGTAGGAGTTGGGGGCAACCCCAGCAGCTGACATGGCCAGATACGCCTCCAAAGCACCCTTGGTCTTGCCAAACTTGAGGTAGGCTTTAATAACAGAGGTGTGGATTTGGACCAATGGCTCTACGCCTGCCTGTTGAATGGTATGATAGAGCTCGATGGCCTCGTCCACATTTCCATCCTCTACCAAAGCCTTGTGCACCTCCATCGACCGTTCTATCCAAGGGGAGAGGCATGACTCGCGGAACAATTTTTGAACAGCCTTGTCAGTGTTGTTGTTGACGACGAGATCAGCATGTTTTCAATGTCTGCAATGCTTCTGTGAGGTGGTTTTTGTTTGTATTGAAAATCATCGATGACAGGAATGAACCCCTTAGCTTTTATCTGCTCAAGGAACTTCTTGGCCTCCTCCACTGGCTCTCGGTAGGCAATGACATCTATAACATACATGTAGGGTTGATATTGGGGCTTCAACCCCCTATCCAACATTTCAAGGAAATACTTCTTGGCATACCTGACGAAATTAGAATCCGAAAAGTCTTTTGCCATTCCGCAGATGATTAAAGTGTAAGTGTAGGCGGTGGGGGTGACACCAGATGCTATCATCTGCTGATAGACCTTGTGAGCATCCTTGGTCTTGCCATAATTACCATGGTGAAGACAGCCACTTCCGGCAGTGTGGTCTGCTCAGAATGAGGCTTAAAGAGCTCTCTCGCTTCATCACAGAAGCCGCAATCTACCAGAGAACTGAACATATGAATCGCATTTGCATTAAGGGCACCGTAGTCCACAATCCAATCAAATATTTTTCTCAATTCCTTATCTTCACAGTCTCTGGTCACATCCTCATAAACCTTCATCAAATGTTTCTTGAGGTCTTCATCACTAGAATTAGGTGTGTCAGCCATTGATTTGATTCTTCTCTCCAGTTCAGTCGAAGCAGAAATTAAATTCGAGACAACAAAAAATCAGAGCTCGACTGTAGAAAAGGAAAGCAACCCAAATCAGTGAAACTTGGGTTTTGTATTTTAGAACCAACAAGAGAGCATAAAAATCATAACTTGACTACAATCGAGTA contains these protein-coding regions:
- the LOC112178350 gene encoding uncharacterized protein LOC112178350, with protein sequence MADTPNSSDEDLKKHLMKVYEDVTRDCEDKELRKIFDWIVDYGALNANAIHMFSSLVDCGFCDEARELFKPHSEQTTLPEVAVFTMVIMARPRMLTRYAKKYFLEMLDRGLKPQYQPYMYVIDVIAYREPVEEAKKFLEQIKAKGFIPVIDDFQYKQKPPHRSIADIENMLISSSTTTLTRLFKNCSASHASPLG
- the LOC112175704 gene encoding pentatricopeptide repeat-containing protein At5g46100, producing MEVHKALVEDGNVDEAIELYHTIQQAGVEPLVQIHTSVIKAYLKFGKTKGALEAYLAMSAAGVAPNSYTYTVLIKGLCADPNFFGDAKKYLLEMMDKGKQPNVAAYTAVIEGFVLWEDKIAEEKGKEFVEMMMGKGFVPNAKAMMKVLKGKPTPVIGKVMSIVLSKLKS